ACGCTCGTCTTCGTGCTGGTGGGACTCGTCGGCTTAGGTGCCGTGCTCCTCACCTTCGTGAACGGCCAAGGCCCCCTCGGGCCACTCGGCCCCCCGCCGCAAACCGCCCGCCCCGACATCACCGGCCCCCCAATGACGACGGCGTAAACGGCTAAAGCTAAATCAATCGGGCGATAGTATCCATCGCTATCGCCAGATAGAGCGTTTCGTCACCGAGTGCGACGAACCCAAAGCTTTCGTAATAGGCCGCTAGACGCTCGTTCTTTGCTTGAACGATCACGCATACCGAACCGACATCGCGCGACGCGCG
The DNA window shown above is from Candidatus Dormiibacterota bacterium and carries:
- a CDS encoding GNAT family N-acetyltransferase — protein: ALRRSHKLPRHAVPSTLLGRLAIDSAFQGRGIGAVLLVDALKRSYRASRDVGSVCVIVQAKNERLAAYYESFGFVALGDETLYLAIAMDTIARLI